From Nocardia sp. NBC_00416:
CCGGCGCATTCGCCGCAGCGCGGCAGGAAGGTCATCACGACCCGCTGCCCGACGGCGATATCGGTGCCCGGACCGGCCTGCACGACCTTGCCCGCGGCTTCGTGGCCGAGCAGCATCGGTACCGGCCGCACCCGATTCCCGTCCACCACCGACAGGTCCGAATGGCACAGTCCGGCGGCTTCGATACGCACCAGGAGTTCGCCGGGACCGGGTTCGGAAAGTTCGAGTTCGCTGATGGTGATCGGCGCCGAATCGGCGTACGGCACGGTCGCGCCGATCCGTTCCAGGACTGCCCCACGAATTCTCATGGTCACCACGGTAGGCCGCGCCGTGCACTTGATCATGATCCGGATCGGACTATCCTCGATTGCCGTGATGGTGCTCCCGTTGGCCGCCTTGTACCGAGCCCGGGGTCGGGGCCATCACGATTCGAGGAGATCTTCCTTTGTCCGTTCAGTTCAACCACACCATTGTCGGATGTCGTGACAACCGGGAATCGGCCGAGTTCTGGGCCGATATCCTCGGCCTGGAGCCGGGCGCCCAGTGGGGTCCGTTCATTCCGCTGGCCACCGGCAACGGGGTCACGTTCGATTTCGCGAACGTCCCCGGCCATATCACCGAGATCCAGGGCCAGCACTACGCGTTCCTGATCTCGGAGCAGGAATTCGACGCCGCCTACGCCAAGATCCAGCGCTACGGTCTCGCGCACTGGGCCGATCCGCACCAGCGCGCCGCGGGTGAGATCAACCGCAACGACGGCGGGCGCGGCGTGTACTTCCTGGACCCCAGTGGTCACTACCTGGAGTTGATCACCGTTCCCTACGGGGGATGGCCGGCGTAGTCCGTCCGCCTATCGACCGCCGCGGCGCAATCCCAGCGTCGCGGCGGTCAGGCAGGCCACTGCGACGATGCCGACGAACCAGGGGAACACCGTGTGCAGGCCCCAGGTGGTCGCGGCCCAGCCGGCGAGCACGGTCGGCAGCGCCATCGATGTGTAGGCGAGCAAGTAGTACGCCGACATCGTCTCGCCGCGTCGGTGCTCGGGCACCACATGGGACAGGTGGCGCAACGAACCGCCGAATCCCAGGCCGAAAGTGGAACCGAGCAGGACACCCGCCGCCAGCACCGCGACCCAGTTGTGCGTACCCAGCGCCGGCACCGTCAGGACCAGCGCCACAGCCATGCCGATATCGCCGGCGACGGCCGCGCGCCGGGCCGGAATCGCGGTGGCGAACAGCTGGACCAGCGCGGCCGCGGTGGCGGTCGCCGCGACCACGACACCGCCGAAGACGAGGTTGTGGATACCGGTCTGCTGCGCGGCCAGCGACGGATACAACGACAGCAGGACACCGAGCACCGACCACGCGGCCATCACACCCATGGCCGCGAACCAGAAATCGGCCCGGATCTCCCGGGGGACGGCGGGGCGGGAGATGCGGATCCGTCCCGCGACCCGGGCGGCGTGCGGTTCGCGCAATGCCAGGACCCCCGCGGTGACCAGCAGGCAGATCACGCTGATCACCACATACGGCGTGCGCAGCGGATGCGGCGCGTACTGAGCCAGCAGGGCCGACCCCATGATGGCGACGGCCATTCCGATGTTGAAGGCGACGCCGGTGAGCTGGCCCGAACGCGCGCCGCGGTGCGGCCGCAGATCGAGCAGGGCCGCCGCGCCCGCGACCACGGTCGCGCCCACGGCCATCCCGTGCAGGGCGCGCGCGACGAGCAGCATGGGCACGGTATCGGCGAGTACGAACACTACGAGCCCGGCGATCATCAGGCCGAACGCGCCGAGTAGGACAGGTTTGCGGCCGATCACATCGGAGATCCGGCCCGAGACCAGAACGGCGCCGAGGGCGGCGAACGCGTAGACCGCGAAGACCACCGTGGTGGTCAGCGGGGACAGATGCCACTGCTGCTCATAGAGGCCG
This genomic window contains:
- a CDS encoding VOC family protein produces the protein MSVQFNHTIVGCRDNRESAEFWADILGLEPGAQWGPFIPLATGNGVTFDFANVPGHITEIQGQHYAFLISEQEFDAAYAKIQRYGLAHWADPHQRAAGEINRNDGGRGVYFLDPSGHYLELITVPYGGWPA
- a CDS encoding MFS transporter, whose translation is MAATSSVSTDGRTIQSWAYGLVLSATGVALGVSGVPAPLYGLYEQQWHLSPLTTTVVFAVYAFAALGAVLVSGRISDVIGRKPVLLGAFGLMIAGLVVFVLADTVPMLLVARALHGMAVGATVVAGAAALLDLRPHRGARSGQLTGVAFNIGMAVAIMGSALLAQYAPHPLRTPYVVISVICLLVTAGVLALREPHAARVAGRIRISRPAVPREIRADFWFAAMGVMAAWSVLGVLLSLYPSLAAQQTGIHNLVFGGVVVAATATAAALVQLFATAIPARRAAVAGDIGMAVALVLTVPALGTHNWVAVLAAGVLLGSTFGLGFGGSLRHLSHVVPEHRRGETMSAYYLLAYTSMALPTVLAGWAATTWGLHTVFPWFVGIVAVACLTAATLGLRRGGR